The Candidatus Bathyarchaeota archaeon genome contains the following window.
AGCCGTCGGGAAGCATTTCAGGTGAAGCTTCGGCTTCCATTTGCGGAGGGGTCAGGCGGGGGATGTCGAGAGCCATGTGGAAAACGAAGATGTTGAATATGGAGGGGTCAGGTGTGGGCTTGTTCTGTTCTAGAAAGGTGGGCAGTCGTTCCTCAGTTCTTCCTCTTGTTCGAAAATTAGGGATACCATATACGTAACAGTTCTTGTTTCGCCAAGAAGCGCCCTCATGACGGGGCAAATAACGAATCAAGCCTGCACTGTCCAACGGATTAAGAATTGTTCCTGTAATCACGTTTGGCGCCGAGTCGTGAGAGCCGTCTACTGCAAGCGCGGGTATTCTAGCCTCTTTTAGTCGCCTGAAATTGGTTATGACGTTTTCAAGGGTGATGTTGGAGGGACGAGCGCGATGGAATATGTCTCCTGCGATAATCATGAACTCAGGCTTTAACTCAATAGTTTTGTCAACCACTTCTCGAAATGCAGCGTTAAAATCTTCCCGTCGAGCATCCAGATTATACTGCGCATAGCCCAAATGTAGATCAGCCACGTGAACAAAACTGAAAGGCTTCATCTCTTTCTTTCGCTGCTTCACCACTAACTCTCCCGAACTTTAATTAGACAAATCGCTTTTTAAGTGTAAGAGATCGGTGAAGATATTGTTGTCGGAGGCTTGGATTTGAGACGTGAATATCCTACTCAGCCTATTGTAGGCGTTGGAGCGGTCATTGTGGACGAGGGTAAGCTTCTTCTGGTCAAGAGGGGAGTGGAGCCTGGAAAAGGCAAATGGAGTATTCCCGGCGGAGCGGTGGAACTTGGAGAAAAGGTTCGAGACGCCGTTGTACGGGAGGCTGAGGAAGAGAGCGGGTTGAAAGTTGAGATTGTAATTGATAGACCTTTGGATACGGTTGATAACATCATGATGGATGAAAACAAACGGCTTCAATACCACTACGTTCTGCTACAGTTTTTAATTCGCCCTAAAAGTGGGACTCCAAAGTCTGGAGGTGACGTATTAGACGCAAAATGGGTTTCCCTAGATGAAGTGGAAACCTATGACTTAACAACCTCCTTCCGTTCTTTCTTCAAAAGACATCGAAACGAGCTAGAAGGATTCTAATTATCATCTGTGAAAAATAGCCTTGTTTGCCCCATTGTTTGAATGTCAAGAGCTTTCACCTTCACTACGATAGGGAAGTCTTTTACAACTTTTCCAAGAACGAGACAATGATGCGGCAATAGGTCTCGTGCAACCGACTTGACGGTTTCAGCGTCAACCTTGGCAGCTCTTGACACTGCCTCAAGGTCATGTTCGTTGGTGAAGTTGAAGAGGAATATATTGTCTGCTTGGCGATAGATGTTCTCCCGAATGGTGTTAGGCTGATTAGTCACAAAGGTTGTGAAAACTCCGAAGTGGCGCATCCTCGTAACAATGTCGTCCCAATAGGTTTCACGCAGGTAAAGATGAGCCTCCTCAGCAAACAAAAATACTGCCCTCAACTTCCGTTGAGTCAGAAGTTCCACAAGTTTTCCAAGCATAAACTCCACCACGACTTGCCGATCAATCGAAGAAATGTCTTGTAGGTTTATGATCAATGCTCCGCCACTCTGCATGCTGTGAAAGTTTTCCTCAAGACTTGTTGCTTCTGCATGGTTGTCGGTGAAAAACCCAGAGTTTAACAGGCTGTAGTAACGAGAATAAAGTGCATCTCGCACATGCAGGTTGCACTGTCGATTTCTAATAGTCTCGCCTAGTTCATGCATCGTAAGCGTGTCGCGGTTTTTTAGAAATCGCCATATGCGTCGAAACTCTCGTGCAGAAGTGCCTGGCAGGTCAAGCGCGTGGAAGAGGATGTTCATCATAACGCGCAGGTTCATCTGTGCCAATGTTATTTTGAAGTTGTCGCCTGGGGTGAGCACCCGAACCTTTTTGTGGTACTCGTTTTTTTCGTCGTTTGACGAGAAACCTAGGCGGGTGTATTCGCCGTTTAGGTCTAGAACAACAACTGGGGCTCCGTAGTCTATGAGGCCGAGGACGAGGAGTTTGGCGAGGTGAGACTTTCCGGTTTCCTTCTTCCCTGTCACTATGTTGAGTTTGCCGTCAAGCATGTGAGCGTCAATTGTGATGGAAGATAATTCTCTCGTTTCGCCGAGGTTGATAGGACGGCTTTTGCTGATTTTTGCTTGTGCCAGCAGAGAAGCCACGGGAAGTTTTTTGATGTTTGATTGGGAGCGTGAAGGGAGCCACGCTGTGTTTATGCTTAGTTTTCCGTTTTGTATGGTTCCTCGGATTTTGCAGACAAGCATTCGTGCGTCTTGGATGTAAGTTATGTGTGGAGCTACTTCCAGCGGATCAAGGTTTTCTCCATAGATGTGTTTGTCGTCTGTGGAGTTTCTTAAGAGTTCTTCTAGGATGCCGGGAATGTTAGCAAATTGGATGTCGATTACTTGTATGACGAGGCTTCGGTTGCGTTTAGAGTCTTGTATGAGGAGGTATTCTCCCTTTTCGATGTCCTCGGTTGGAAAGCTTAGGATTTGAATAGTGTTGCCTTCTTTTCTGTAAAGTCGCATCGACTAGGCCTCTGGGCCTTTTCCGTATGGTCCAAATAGTAGTCGGCGTAGATTGGGTCGTGTGACGATTTTTAGTCCGTATGTTTGGGCTATGAACCGTTGTATGCCTATGACTTCGTTGGCGGTGAATGTGGAGTATATGTGTGCCAAGCGTAGGGTTTCAGGGTAGCCTTGAAGGAGTAGGTCGTTTCCAAGAAGCTTCTGTGTCGCTGCTATTCCTTGTTCGCTGGGGATGTTTTTGTCTATGTCTAGTCGAAATGAACAACCGCCGTTTGTGAGTTTTGCGATGTAGATGTTTCCTAGGAAGCGAATAGGAGTAGATGAATGAAGCGGGTAGTGATTGATTTGGATTAGGCGTGGCGGAGGAGTTTTTGTGGTTAGGTCTGTAAGTCTGTGACCGCCAAGTCTCAGCGTGGTGGTTTTTGTGAACGCCAGGACTGTGTTGAGGCGGTTTCTTGCAATTTCTAAGAGTTGTGAAAGAACTTTTGTTGGGTTGTCCGGAGTCCCTGCTGTTAGTGATCCGTCCCAGAGTATGATGTTGTCGTGTGAGCTGGTGGATATGCTCATTTGTAGCCAGCGTTCGAGTAGGTTGCTTATCCGATTTTGCATGTTGAGTAGGTTCGGACCGACCATGTCTTTTGGTGGTGTTTGAAAGTAGTATTGTCGGAATAGACAGTATATTTCCCGTCTGTTTTGTTCAGTTATGTGGAAAGGGAAAGGTCCGAGGCGGAGGTATCGGTATTGGCGACTCTGTCTCCAGACTATGGCAGCTCTTATGGCTGTGAGGATGCCTGTTTCGGTTTCGCCGAGTTTTATGTTTGACACGTCGATGGCGGTGATTGTTGTGGGTTGTGGGAGGGGTTTTAACGGGATTGACCGTAGAGTGGGTGGACTGTAATTCAAAAGAGTTGGCTCGGTTAAGTCAGTGTTTTCTGTTATTGAATTGAAAAGATTTGTTTCAATAGGGTGGAATTGTTCTAAGTTTAGGTTTTTCATGGATTTGAGGCTTAGCTCGATGAAATTTTGTGGTAGTTGCAAGTCTTGGACTGCGTTAGGAAAATTATATTTTGGTGTTGTTGCATATGGTAGTTGTTCAATCAACAAGATTCACCAATAACAATTGATAGAGGTAGAGAACATATTTAAGTGTTGTGCATGTGCATAATGTTCAATACAATAAACAATAAGTGAACGAGATGACAGAACCAGAAGAAGAGAAACGTACCATACGCGTGAAGATGAAAATTGGAGATTTAGAATTCGAGTTCGAAGGCAATCCAAATGAAGTACAAGCAACCATCGAAAACACTCTTTCTACAATAACAAAACATGAATATGCAAAGAAGTTGGCTATAACACCAGAGCGGGCTGTTCCGCGAGCTGAAACTTGTAAGGGCGTTATTCACAGGCTTTGGAGTGAAGGATGGTTTGCTTCTACGCGTAGTCTAGGCGAGGTGCACAGTGAGATGGCACGGAAGGGTTTTCATTATGACCGTACTGCTGTAGCACATGCGTTGATTGACCTCGTTAAGGACAATGTTTTGACTAGGGATGGCAGACCACGACGGTACAGGTATGCTCAGAAGAGACCGCCAACTATCAAGTAACCTAAAGTTTGCTTATTACCGTTGTTCATTAAATATAATCTAGACAAGAATTCTTCAGTATTTGCATGCATGCATAACTAAGGAAAAGTAGAAGGTTATCCTCTCTGGCATGAACTCTGCAAAAATCATGGGCTATTGGTATTTTTTATGTAATCTGCCAAATATTTGAGGGTTAACCGCCTCAGGACTTTGTCACTCTTAAGGCTGATAATGAAACTGTCATATTGCGCTGTATACTGCCCCCAATCCTTTTCGAAGTCCGTCCTGAAGTTTACAAAATCAGAATAGTCTCTGTGGACTGTAACAGTTATCCTACTAAAGCCGCAGCCCTGTCCAGAAGAGGCAAAGATGATGTTGGGATGTTTTGAAAGAAATTTATTCAGTTTTTTCATGAAATCGTTCATCTGACTGAGTGTTTCGTATCCTTCAGGCTTCCACTGGACAAAATGGAAAACCAAGATTTCCATCCCCAATTTCGAAAAGTTTGGAATCGCAGTGTAATCAATTGAAAGTTCCTTTTCCATTTTGGCTCTTCTTCTGGTGACAGTGGGCTGAGAAACTCCAATATTATCAGCCAGTTTCCTATCACTAATTTTTGAGTTTTTCATCAACCCAGAGAGAATCTTCAAGTCAATATCTTTTATTTTCGTCATATCACTTCATTTATTATATCTTCTCTCAAGTGTTTTTATAACTTGTGGAAGCAACTTCTAATGTTGAAACCTCTAAAAATAATGTATATCTAAATCCATGCATGCAAAGTTTGCTTATTTCAACATTTACAGTTTTTGGCATTTAGGACAGATATAGGATGAGGTGGGTCCTGTTCTGATTTTTTCTATAGGTGTAGAGCAGACTGGGCAAGGCTTTCCTGTTTTATATCCTACTTGAAAGTCTTCTGCCCCGAAGTTGCCTTTCTGGCCGTAGAAGTTCTTTTCGTAGGTGAGCCCTCCTTTTTCGATGCTGCTATTAAGAACGGTTTTTATTGCATCGTAGAGATTGCTGATTTCTTGGTCTGAAAGAGTGAAAGCCTTCCGGTTTGGGTGGAGTCTGGCGTTGAAGAGGATGTCTTGGATGTACACGTTGCCTATTCCAGCAATGTTTTTCTGATCAAGAAGAAGCGATTTTATGCGTGCCTTTCTCTTTTCTAAGAGTTTCTGTAAATATTCCTTTGTGAACTCTTTGTCTGAGGCGGATACTCCTAGTTTTGCTGTCAGTTTATGTTGGCTTAGTTCTTTTTGGGGTAGGAGATGGATATAGCCAAACCAGTAGAAGCGTATGGTAAAGCCGGAGTGATCTGTGAAGGTGAGTTTGAATTGGTATTTTTCTGGGAGTTTGCTGTTTGGTGTGAAGTAGAGGAGATTGGCACCCATCCCTAAATTGATTAGTAAGTAGTGATCTGGCTCTAGTTTTATGAAGAGCCATTTACCCCTACTGTATATTTGACCTATGGTTTTGCCTATAGCGGTTTCAACAAATCGTTCTGGCGGAGTGTTTAAGCATTTTGGCTGATGTGTTTCAACTTTGTGTATTTGTTTTCCAGTGATTTCTTTTGCCATTTGTTTGCTCAGGACAGTAATTTCTGGCAACTCGGGCATAGTCTAGTTCGCACCTTAGATTTTTGCTCTAATTCTTGGCAGCACTTCTCTCTGCAGGCTTTTGATCCCGATGGTGGTTATTTTGTAATTGTCTTCGCTGGTTTTTGTTACCCATCCTTCTCGATTTAGTTCACCCAGTCGTGTGCTCGTTATTTTTCCGCTTTTCCCAAGTTTAACTCGCAACTCCTCCTTCGAAACAGCTCCATTATCTAGCAGTCCAAGTTTATAGCCAATGTGAGTAGCCAAAAGATGCAAACTCAAAGTTTCACTATCAGTAAGTTTTGCTCTAGGAACAAGCAAAGCCGCTCCTTCAGGTGCCACAGCAATAATATCTTTACAGCCTTCAATGAGGCTTTGAAAATCAACGGTAAGAACAACTTTTCGTGCTACTTCTAAAGCAGGAATCATCTCACTAAAGAACTTGTTCACGCTAACCCAAACATCATCCACGTTACCAGTGAAAGTCTGCTCTACATTCTTATACTTGATGTGCGCCGTAACTTTTCCTTCACTCAACCTCTTGCACCCTGTAGCTTCACCAAGACTTCATCTTCTATCCAACGTTCACCCTGTGTAGTCAACCTGAACTCCGGTCTACCAGGATCTGGCTTAAACACTAGTCCTCGCTTAGTCATCTCGTTCAAACGCGCAGGCACCATTGACTTGATCCCACCAGAAGCCATCAACCGTGCAATCTGTGTAGCCGTGTTAGACTTCCCTTCAGAAGCATACAAGGTCAACCCAATCGCCTCATAATGAGTAAGCTTCTGCCGCGTAGTGACAATCGGCCCTTCAGTCGTCAGTTCAATAATTCCCTCCAACCGCGTCTTTAAAGGAGAAACCATCTTAGCAGACACTAGGCCGCTAACCTCACCCATAAACTCAGACGACATAGAACCCAACAAACCCAAAACCTCCTCCACACTCTCGCCTTCAACAACAACCTCGCCGAAACCAGTCTTAACCCTCACCTGAATCTTCCCCATAATGTTACACCTTCCTCAAAGCAACAAACAATTCTTACAAACACATACAACACATGCCTTTTTAGAATTTACCGCACAACCACGCAATAAAAACAAACAACACGTTAGAAACACAAAAAATCTTGCACTAGAAACCCTTTTCCTGTGTGTTCTGCGCGCGCATTACTCAGCTATTGCACGCTGAAGCTGAATTTGCATGCATGCATTTGGTTGTAGCATTGTCGTTATTGGGCACAAAGCAGAAAAGTTTCTTGCAAACAAACACATTTTGTCACAACTATGAGGCGCACGCATGCAAGGAATCTGGCCTTAATTGGATGGTTCTGAAGGCTTTTAAGAGTCACATCTATTGGATAATTGAGGATGGCTCGGGCTATGTGGAAGGTAAAGGATGTAATGATTACAGATGTAGTGACCGTTGACGCGGGTGTGAACATCAGGCAGGCGGTTGACCGAATGAATAATCATGAGATAGGTTGTCTGGTTGTACTGGAGAAAGGACACTTTGCTGGAATATTAACTGAACGTGACGTCTTGAGGAGAGTCGTAGCCAAAGCTCAGAACCCCGAAAAAACACTTGTAGGAGATGTTATGTCCAAACCTTTGATAGTTGTGGATCCTGAAGCAAGTCTGGAAGAAGCAGTCAAGCTAATGTTTGAAAAGCAAGTTAAGAAATTGACAGTTGTAAAGGACAAAAAGCTTGTAGGGCTTGTTACAATGACAGACATAGTACGTGCCCAATCGGAAATGATCAAGTATATAGAAAGACTCGCCGCAAAATATGATCTACCGAAAAGAATGCAAAAAGTTGTTCGATACTATGTGGCGTGACACGCAAGGATCCAGATGCATGCATGTTAGACTCTCACTTACTCAACAAACTCTTCTAAACGCCTTCGCAAAACCTCACCCACCAATTCAGCCTTCACACGCCCTCTAAACCTTTTCATAACCAAACCCATCAAAACACTATACGCACCCATCTGCCTCTCCTCCACAAACTTCTTATTCTCTTTAATCAACTCGCCGACAACAGTCTCAAGCTCTTCACAAGAAAGCATAACCAATCCAAGAGCCTTAACAGCATCCTCAACCCCAGCACCCTTATGTCCAGCCAACCAAGTCAAAACATTAGGAATAGCCTCCTTAGCCAAACGCCCAGAACTCACAAAGCCAAACAAACGCCTAAACTGCTCATCCGTAACCCTCTCAACCTCAACTCCGTCGCGCTTCAACGCCTTCAAAGTTTCAGTCAACGCAACAGCCACAACAGTGGCAGAAACCCCAGTCTCCTCAACAACAGCCTCAAAAAAGTCACTGTACTCTGAATCAAGAACCTGCCTCGCAAGCTTCGCGTTAAGCTTATACTCTCTCATCAGCCGACCCATCTTCTCCTCAGGCAACTCAGGAACACAAGCACGCAGCTTTTCAACATACTCATCCGACAACTGAATCGGAGGAACATCAGTCTCCGGATACATCCTAGCGGCACCAGGCCTCGGCCGCAAATACCGAGTAGTCCCGTCCGGGTTGGCCCCACGCGTCTCCTCAGGAATGGTTCTAAGAGCCTCTCGCGCCCTCCTAGTTACAGCTTTCAAAGCATCAGTCGCGTTCTCCAAAACGTCAGCAACAAACACAATGGCATCCTGCGGCTCTGCCTTCATATGCCGTCTAAGCTCGTTAACTTCCTCCACCGTAATCCTATACGCAGGTAACTCATCCGTGTGAAAGAGGCCGCCAACCCTACCCCAGAAATGGGCGATACCAGCCATCTCAGATCCAAGCCTCATTCCAGGCGCAAGCTCTCTTTCAAGCAAACCAGCAAACTTGGGCAACCTAACAGCCAAAACCCGTTTACCCTGATCCAAAGCCTTTCGAATAACCCGACATTTCGTCTGCTCAAAAAAAGAAGAAACGTCGACAAACTCGTCCTTAACGTCCTTCTCCGCCACATTACGCTCTTTCAACTCGCCTCGTATTTTGAGAAGACCCAGTTGACGCTGAACTTCGTATTCAATGATTCTCGACACCAATTCAAGCTCTTGAACACCTTTTATCTCGATTAACGCTCCGTCTCGAATGGAAACGTTCAGGTCTTGACGAATGGTTCCTAAGCCTCGCTTAACCTTTCCCGTAGCCCTTAAAATTCGCCCGATGATTAGGGCGGTTTCTTTCGCCTCTTGAGGAGAATAAATAACCGGAGCCGTTGCAACCTCGACGAGGGGAATTCCGAGGCGGTCGATGCGGTATCTAATGATGGAGCCGTCTTCTCCCATCTTTCTGGCGGCGTCTTCCTCTAGGCTTATGTGTTGAATTGGAATTTTTTTCCCTTTGATGTCTATTTCTCCGTTTAAGGCTATGACGCATGTTCTCTGGAATCCTGTCGTGTTTGACCCGTCTATGACGGCTTTCCGCATCACATGGATTTCATCTACGGGTTTTGCTTTCATCATGAGAGCGGCGGTTAGAGCGATTTCAACTGCTTCTCGGTTAAGGTTGTGAGGTGGTTCTTCATCCATTTCTACGAGGCATGACGTTTCTTTGTTGGCTTCGTAGAGTATTTTTACGCCTTTCTGAAATTCGAAGAGGGCTGCTGGGTCTATTTGGCCTAGCTCGCTTTGGGTAGGTCTCAACCTTCTTAGAAACGTGATTTCTGGTTCTTCTTTGAAAAGTTGGGGCTTGCAGGGGCAGAATAATTTTGTTTTGGTGTCTAGTTGTTGATGCAGCTCAAGTCCGACTTTTAATCCGATTTTTGAATAGTCGATGGTCATGCTGTTTCCTCTGCTTGTGTTCTAGGTGAGATTTCGTATGCCACGTTTGTGGTGAGAAGGCTCTTAGCTTCCGCAATGTCTTTTGTTTGTCCTAGAACCCACATGAGCTTCACTAAGGCTGTTTCAGGCAGCATATCTTCGAGGGGAACTACTCCGATGGCTAGCAGGTCTCGGCCTTGATCGTAGACGTTCATTCCTAGGCGTCCCCAGATGCATTGAGAGGTCATGGCAACAATTACGTTGTTTTCGATGGCGTTTCGGATGGCTGAGAAGCAGTATTTGCTCACGTGGCCTAATCCTGTTCCCTCGAGGATTATGCCTCTGTAGCCTTCGTTAACGTACCATTCAACAATGTTAGGGTTTAGGCCTGGATAGAATTTGACAAGTGCTGCTTTTTCGTTGAAGTTTGGTTTCAAGATGAGTTTCTGCGAAGAGCTTCGTTTGCGATAGTTTTTGATCAGCATTTCGATTTGTCCGTTTTTCATTCTGGCAAGTGGCGTGGTGTTGATTGATTTGAACGTGTCTCGGCGGCTTGTGTGGCATTTTCTAACTTTGGTTCCTCGGTGGAATATGATGGTTTTGTCTGATTCTGTTTCGTGCATGGCGACGGCTACTTCTGCGAATGGTGCGTTGGCGGCTGCTTTGACTGCTCCTATAAGGTTGGTGGCTGCGTCTGAGCTGGGGCGGTCTGCGGATCGTTGGGAACCCACCATTATTACGGGTACGGGTGGGTTTTGTAGTGCGAAGCTTAACGCGGCGGCGGTGTAGCCCATGGTGTCGGTTCCATGTGCGACTACAACTCCTGCTACGCCGTTTTCTATGTGTTTGGCTGTAACCTTTGCTGTTTTTGTCCAGTGTTTTGGGGTGATGTTTTCGCTGAATAGGCTGAAGATGATTTCAGCGTCTATTGTGGCGATTTCTGAGAGTTCTGGGACCACACTGTAGAGGTCGCTTGCCGTGAGTGCGGGTCTTACTCCACCTGTTCGGTAGTCCACTCGGCTGGCAATTGTGCCGCCTGTGCTCACGATTGCTACTTTGGGTAGATTTGGTTTTTGTTTTGGGAGTGGCGGTGGAGTGAAGGTGGGTTTGGCTCCTACTCCAATTTTTTTGATTTGGGTTGCAGGAGTTATCTCTACTCCGATATTGTAGCCACTTTTCAATTTGATTACGACGTGTTTGTCGTCGCCGTATTCAGATCGGGGGATGAGAACACCTTCGTAAGTTTCTTTGTCTTTTTTGATGCGGATTACGTCGCCGATTTCCGCTTCTGCGTTCTTTAGAACCTTTAATGCTTTGCCTCTGTAGCCTAGGAACTCTTTACTCAAACTTTTATCTCTCCATTTACGAATGTAATGTAACTGTTATCCTAATAATCTGTGTCTATGATATGAGATATATAAGATTCAATTTTTTCTTTTTCATCTTCGTTAAAAGCCGAAAGTAAGCAACTTCATTTAAAGTATCTCTGAGCGCATGGGCCAAGCGCCTCAAAGGTTTCTTCGCCATAGTCTTGCCTCTTTCAAAAGACTATTGTATCCGTGTATTATTTCAGTACTTTCTAGAGCAAATCAAGGCTATGTGAACTTTAATGAGCGTCGCCACCTGCACCATTTGCAAACGTAGAAAAGCCTTTTTCTTTAGGCCATACTCTAGGGAGAAACTATGCAAAAGATGCTTCATTGAATCCGTTGAGGAGAAGGTTAGGGCTACTATTGCCAGGTATCAGATGCTTGAATTCGACGATAGAATAGCTGTTGCGGTTTCTGGCGGGAAGGACAGCGTCAGCCTATTGCATATCTTGGCTAAAATGGAGCAGAATTATCCGAAAGCCTCGCTTGTGGCAATTACAGTAGATGAAGGAATTCGAAGATATCGAGATGAAGCCCTGAAAATAGCGGCTGAAAACTGCAAAAAACTCAACATAGAACACCATACAACCTCTTTCAAGGAACTTTATGGCTACACATTAGATGAGATTATAAAGCATCTAAAAAAAGGAAAAAACAAACTAACACCATGCGCATACTGTGGCGTTTTACGAAGAAAAGCGTTAAACGTTGTTGCAAGAGATGTCGAAGCGGATAAGCTTGCAACTGCCCACACATTGGATGATGAAACGCAAACAATCTTCTTGAACATTCTTCACGGCGCTCCCTTAAGGATAGCAAGGGTGAAACCGCTCACAGACAAGGTGCATCCGAAGCTCGTGCAGAGAATAAAACCCTTCTGCGAAATTCCAGAAAAAGAAACAACCCTGTACGCCTATGCCAAAAAAATAACGTTTCAAGGCATACCATGCCCATACGCCTCAGAAGCCTTAAGAAACGACATACGTCTTTTTCTGCAGGGAATGGAAGAGAAGCATGCTGGAATAACATTCACAATATTCAAGTCAATAGCGAAAATCAGACCAGCAATAGCCAAGATTGCTAGAAAAGAAGAATTAAATGAGTGCAGCGAATGTGGGGAACCAACAACTGGAAGGATATGCAAAGCTTGC
Protein-coding sequences here:
- a CDS encoding NUDIX domain-containing protein encodes the protein MGEDIVVGGLDLRREYPTQPIVGVGAVIVDEGKLLLVKRGVEPGKGKWSIPGGAVELGEKVRDAVVREAEEESGLKVEIVIDRPLDTVDNIMMDENKRLQYHYVLLQFLIRPKSGTPKSGGDVLDAKWVSLDEVETYDLTTSFRSFFKRHRNELEGF
- a CDS encoding ATP-binding protein, yielding MRLYRKEGNTIQILSFPTEDIEKGEYLLIQDSKRNRSLVIQVIDIQFANIPGILEELLRNSTDDKHIYGENLDPLEVAPHITYIQDARMLVCKIRGTIQNGKLSINTAWLPSRSQSNIKKLPVASLLAQAKISKSRPINLGETRELSSITIDAHMLDGKLNIVTGKKETGKSHLAKLLVLGLIDYGAPVVVLDLNGEYTRLGFSSNDEKNEYHKKVRVLTPGDNFKITLAQMNLRVMMNILFHALDLPGTSAREFRRIWRFLKNRDTLTMHELGETIRNRQCNLHVRDALYSRYYSLLNSGFFTDNHAEATSLEENFHSMQSGGALIINLQDISSIDRQVVVEFMLGKLVELLTQRKLRAVFLFAEEAHLYLRETYWDDIVTRMRHFGVFTTFVTNQPNTIRENIYRQADNIFLFNFTNEHDLEAVSRAAKVDAETVKSVARDLLPHHCLVLGKVVKDFPIVVKVKALDIQTMGQTRLFFTDDN
- a CDS encoding Lrp/AsnC family transcriptional regulator — its product is MTKIKDIDLKILSGLMKNSKISDRKLADNIGVSQPTVTRRRAKMEKELSIDYTAIPNFSKLGMEILVFHFVQWKPEGYETLSQMNDFMKKLNKFLSKHPNIIFASSGQGCGFSRITVTVHRDYSDFVNFRTDFEKDWGQYTAQYDSFIISLKSDKVLRRLTLKYLADYIKNTNSP
- the mutM gene encoding bifunctional DNA-formamidopyrimidine glycosylase/DNA-(apurinic or apyrimidinic site) lyase gives rise to the protein MPELPEITVLSKQMAKEITGKQIHKVETHQPKCLNTPPERFVETAIGKTIGQIYSRGKWLFIKLEPDHYLLINLGMGANLLYFTPNSKLPEKYQFKLTFTDHSGFTIRFYWFGYIHLLPQKELSQHKLTAKLGVSASDKEFTKEYLQKLLEKRKARIKSLLLDQKNIAGIGNVYIQDILFNARLHPNRKAFTLSDQEISNLYDAIKTVLNSSIEKGGLTYEKNFYGQKGNFGAEDFQVGYKTGKPCPVCSTPIEKIRTGPTSSYICPKCQKL
- a CDS encoding CBS domain-containing protein, which produces MARAMWKVKDVMITDVVTVDAGVNIRQAVDRMNNHEIGCLVVLEKGHFAGILTERDVLRRVVAKAQNPEKTLVGDVMSKPLIVVDPEASLEEAVKLMFEKQVKKLTVVKDKKLVGLVTMTDIVRAQSEMIKYIERLAAKYDLPKRMQKVVRYYVA
- the gatE gene encoding Glu-tRNA(Gln) amidotransferase subunit GatE, with the translated sequence MTIDYSKIGLKVGLELHQQLDTKTKLFCPCKPQLFKEEPEITFLRRLRPTQSELGQIDPAALFEFQKGVKILYEANKETSCLVEMDEEPPHNLNREAVEIALTAALMMKAKPVDEIHVMRKAVIDGSNTTGFQRTCVIALNGEIDIKGKKIPIQHISLEEDAARKMGEDGSIIRYRIDRLGIPLVEVATAPVIYSPQEAKETALIIGRILRATGKVKRGLGTIRQDLNVSIRDGALIEIKGVQELELVSRIIEYEVQRQLGLLKIRGELKERNVAEKDVKDEFVDVSSFFEQTKCRVIRKALDQGKRVLAVRLPKFAGLLERELAPGMRLGSEMAGIAHFWGRVGGLFHTDELPAYRITVEEVNELRRHMKAEPQDAIVFVADVLENATDALKAVTRRAREALRTIPEETRGANPDGTTRYLRPRPGAARMYPETDVPPIQLSDEYVEKLRACVPELPEEKMGRLMREYKLNAKLARQVLDSEYSDFFEAVVEETGVSATVVAVALTETLKALKRDGVEVERVTDEQFRRLFGFVSSGRLAKEAIPNVLTWLAGHKGAGVEDAVKALGLVMLSCEELETVVGELIKENKKFVEERQMGAYSVLMGLVMKRFRGRVKAELVGEVLRRRLEEFVE
- the gatD gene encoding Glu-tRNA(Gln) amidotransferase subunit GatD, producing MGDVIRIKKDKETYEGVLIPRSEYGDDKHVVIKLKSGYNIGVEITPATQIKKIGVGAKPTFTPPPLPKQKPNLPKVAIVSTGGTIASRVDYRTGGVRPALTASDLYSVVPELSEIATIDAEIIFSLFSENITPKHWTKTAKVTAKHIENGVAGVVVAHGTDTMGYTAAALSFALQNPPVPVIMVGSQRSADRPSSDAATNLIGAVKAAANAPFAEVAVAMHETESDKTIIFHRGTKVRKCHTSRRDTFKSINTTPLARMKNGQIEMLIKNYRKRSSSQKLILKPNFNEKAALVKFYPGLNPNIVEWYVNEGYRGIILEGTGLGHVSKYCFSAIRNAIENNVIVAMTSQCIWGRLGMNVYDQGRDLLAIGVVPLEDMLPETALVKLMWVLGQTKDIAEAKSLLTTNVAYEISPRTQAEETA
- a CDS encoding TIGR00269 family protein; its protein translation is MSVATCTICKRRKAFFFRPYSREKLCKRCFIESVEEKVRATIARYQMLEFDDRIAVAVSGGKDSVSLLHILAKMEQNYPKASLVAITVDEGIRRYRDEALKIAAENCKKLNIEHHTTSFKELYGYTLDEIIKHLKKGKNKLTPCAYCGVLRRKALNVVARDVEADKLATAHTLDDETQTIFLNILHGAPLRIARVKPLTDKVHPKLVQRIKPFCEIPEKETTLYAYAKKITFQGIPCPYASEALRNDIRLFLQGMEEKHAGITFTIFKSIAKIRPAIAKIARKEELNECSECGEPTTGRICKACQMLQQLGTR